One Ranitomeya imitator isolate aRanImi1 chromosome 1, aRanImi1.pri, whole genome shotgun sequence DNA window includes the following coding sequences:
- the TMEM215 gene encoding transmembrane protein 215 — protein MRPDDINPRTGLVVALVSIFLVFGFMFTVSGFKGETLGSIPLIAIGPAIFLPGVAAITLTRRTDGCTKWPYKYCTCCCKKGKDKENVELLKTPSEKESGKGSSNELDKKAEKKEKDEGSEPSKIITIGDSRTPNTKVDGDEVMRYLDKCYSTNTLPGGVENHNTCSVFDKKYTQDRIIYTATEEKVTLDPRDSDAGAHPKGGDNSYNRYCCYVKTTEVTWDQETIV, from the coding sequence ATGAGACCGGATGATATCAACCCACGCACAGGACTGGTGGTAGCCTTGGTGAGCATATTCCTTGTATTTGGCTTCATGTTTACAGTTTCGGGATTCAAAGGGGAGACTTTGGGATCCATCCCACTCATCGCTATAGGGCCAGCTATTTTTCTTCCTGGGGTGGCAGCTATTACCTTGACCAGGAGAACTGATGGCTGTACTAAATGGCCCTATAAGTACTGTACTTGCTGCTGCAAAAAGGGCAAAGACAAAGAAAATGTGGAGCTTCTGAAGACCCCATCGGAAAAGGAGTCTGGAAAAGGGAGCTCTAATGAGCTGGATAAAAaggcagaaaaaaaggaaaaggATGAAGGATCTGAACCCAGCAAAATCATCACAATAGGGGATTCAAGGACGCCTAACACAAAGGTGGATGGAGATGAGGTGATGAGGTATCTGGACAAGTGCTACTCCACAAACACATTACCTGGAGGAGTGGAAAACCACAACACTTGTTCTGTGTTTGATAAAAAGTACACCCAAGACAGAATTATCTACACTGCCACAGAGGAGAAAGTTACTCTAGACCCTAGAGATAGTGATGCAGGAGCCCATCCGAAAGGAGGGGACAATTCCTATAACAGGTATTGCTGTTACGTAAAGACCACAGAAGTGACCTGGGACCAAGAGACAATTGTCTAA